CACctggcggcggcgggaggcACCGCACCGCGCCGCGCGGGAGCCCGCGGCCGCCCGGAGCGCCCGGGAGCGCGGCCGGCTCCGCgggccccggcgctgccgcggggAGCGGCCCGGCGGGCATAGGGGGCGGTCAGAGTCTCTTAGATCTGCCGTTGCATCCGTGCCCCGGCTCCCTCCGCGACCCGCCTCTGGGGTGGGCAGAGGAATAAAGTGAAGCTGAACGGCTCCGACACACGCCCGCGTCCCCGATGTCGGAGAATGTGCGTAGCGAAACCCGACACTTTGTTCCCCCGCGACTGCCCAATTCCCCGCGATCCCCGCGAATGCTGCGGAGCTCTCGCACAGCGAGCAGCGGCAGTGGCGACCGCCGTGCCACCAGCTCCCGCCGCCCCCCTCCTCGCGGCTCCGCTCCGCGCCGCCCGGCCGCGGCCAGCGAGCGCTGCTGGAGAGGACGGGACGGCCGCGGACCTCCGCCCGAGGGGTGCGGGCAGCGGGAGCGGCGTCCAGAGCGGAGGAGGAGCGGGGGGAAAGTTGGCCCGTGCTGGCGAAAGTGCGAGCGCAGCCCCGGGGTGCGTGGGGCGGAGGAGTGGAGGGGCGGGCGCGCCGCGCTCGTATCGGCATGTGTGTGCCTGCGTGTGCCCGTGCGCTGGGTGCCAGTGCGGGCCGGCTACGCGACGCCCCACGGGGCcggctgctgccgccgccgcgccgTCACCCGGGGACACCCGCCCAGCAGCGCGGCCCTCGCCGCGGCCCCAGCACTCCCGCCTCCCTCCGcgcccccccgccccgctgggcgccgccgccccgccctCGCTCCCCTCCCTCCGCCTCCCCGCTGCGCTCGGCGGCGCGGGCACAGCGCGGCGCTCCGCCGGCCGCCTCCGCCCCCGCCGCGCGGGCGCGCGCCAGAGCGCGCGTGCGCGGCGGGCGCGCCCCCGCGCCTTCCCGGGCGCGCGCGCGCGTGTCAGAGTGTGAGTGTGCGGCGCGTGTGGCCGCGTGTGCGCGCCCCTGAGCGCGCGCTGTGCCTCGGCGCCGCCTGCGTGCGGGGGGTGCCCGTGCGCGCTCCGCACCGAGCTCCCCGGCGCTGCCGTCCTCGCCTCCGCCGCCCCGGCGGCTCCGCGCAGCGCCCGCGCAGCGGGTCGGCATCTTCATGGGCTGCCACCATGCTTGGGCCCTGGAGGTTTCGGGCGAAGTAAGTACCGGGCTTGACTTTTCTCTCGctctctttccctcctttcttcctcccttcctcgTCCCCCACCAccctccccccgccccttcCCCGCCGGGTCTTTCCTTGCTGTTGCTTTCCACCCCCGGTTCCCCGCCGTTTGCCCCCCTTCCGTGAAAGCCATTTCTCCCAACTCGGGGTGCTGCTCAGTTGGGTGGCAGTGTCCGGCTGGAACTGCTCGCTCGCTGCTGCTGTCGACGGTACTGAAAGCTGCTTCCAGCCGGATATGCAGTGCGGTAATCTAAGGGTTGAACTCttcggggaaaaaaaaaaaaacccacacacacacGCAAGAAAAATCCCGATGCAAcccctttcctcttctcccctcccccccgtcgcccccaccccctgcccccccccccccaatctGAACCTCTGTAGGGAGCTGGCGAACAGCAGCACACAGTCATCACAGAGGGGTTTCCAGGGCGGGATTGCAACCTTGCATATAGCCAGCTACAACTTTATTTTCTTAACCTCCCATCCcccgctttttttttttttgtcagagaaaggggaaagggagagggagggaaaattGTATTTGCCTCTTTTGCTAACCATAATTGAATTAAAGTTGTAAAATGCCTGGGAGTTTAACACTGACCGGGCAGGTTTTCAATAGGTTGTCAttgtggggttgttttttttttcttctccgAAGAACTGTTGGTTAATGGATGAATGGATCTGATCGAGCTGAGAAAAAATATGCTAGATACATGCCTTTGAGTAAGATTTCTGCTGCCTTTATGCAGTGAAGCCTTTTTGCTTTGAGTAATTCCAATCCAGTTGACGTCTGGTCAGAATTAGAGAGATTCACGGAGACTTCCGATTTCTTGCTGCATGATTGCCTTTGCTGCAAGTGCTAGTTTTGCAGCCTTGAACCTGATGCCACAGGAGATGTCTTGCAGTACTGAGACTTCTCGTTTTTTAGGATGCGTTCCTCCAAACCAGAGTTGTGTCATGAGGATTGGAGCTCTGAGGTGGACGATAGAAAATGCAAGCCTTGTCCAAGATCCCAGCATTTAAACCTGATGATTTATTAGTCTTCCCCTACCGACAcacaaaatgcatttattttccctATTCATATTGCCTTTAGACTAGTAGAAGTAGAAGAAAGCCACGAGGAGTCAGAAAGACggcaaaaaaggaaaggatttcTTTCCAGCTAGGTGGAATTTGGACATTAAATTACTGACGTAGGACAATGGTAGGGTTTCCCTTCTACCCTCCTTGGCTTTTAATCAGCCTGAGTGTCTTCTTCCCTAAAGGATGAAGAGCACTGACAGCCATCGCTGCTTATAATCAGTAACTCTGATGTTTGGAGTGTTGGCAATGAGATATTTTCATGAGACCTATTTAGATCTCTCCACTTCTACCAGGCTAGTTTTGCAGAACATTGGGAATAAGCGCTATGTCAGATATGGATGAGACTCCGAAGATGACCTGcatgttttacatttttcacaAATTTTGGGTGAGTggttaaaacatttcttttgagagtatgtgtgtgtgtgtgtgtgtgagagagaacAGGAGATTTCTGCTTGAAATGAGCTCTGTTACATTGTGTATAACTTGGGAGGGGATCACATATCAATTAATATTACTTGCTTTTGTAAAGATGCACAATTTCCGTAATTGAAGAGAGCTGTTAAGTGCACTGAAGTAGGAGGTTAATGTATTTAATCTCATTACAGAAGAATTCCTGCACAAAAGTCATCTGGGGGTGCGCgcgtgtgtgcatgtgtgtgtgtgtgtgcgcgtgtGTGCATGTCTGTGTGGGTGGGTGTGTGCTTTGTAAATGTATAGCTAGGGAAAAAACCACCAGCataaaagagttttaaaaaatgtgtgatGTGGAGAATGTGTCAGTGTTCCCTCTGTTGAATTAAGATGCCATTTTCAGCACTGAGCATTTTTTCTTTGGATTCCTACCATGGTATTTCCATCACCAGTTTAAAATCAAGGTAAAAGGAGGGGAAGACCTTGGTGCACTGGTTCAGCAGGGAGGTTCTGAAGGGAAGAGGGAGCTGGGTAATAGGGGAGGTGGGAAACCTGGTAAAAtggtgtttcttttctcttaaattAGAAACGTGAAACTAAACTGACAGCCattttatgtatatttatgGGGCTGGTTGTGAAAAGGAAATCCAAAGAAGCATTGACATTCACCCCACACTAACAGAACCAGAGCAATTCCTACTTTGACCTCACCTTTTTAGACACTGCAGGCATTTGACTCACAAGGAGTTGCCTATCAACCCTTTAATCAAGGCATGTCATCCAGTTTCCAAAAGTGTGGGAATTAAAAGTGACAGGAGGGGGGTTTTTTGACTGGTGAACAGTCCATTCTCTACCCTACTGAAGACATATATAAACTGTTTCCATTTCATATGTTATGGGGCTACCCTATtatgctacttttttttttctccttatccttacaggaaataaaatgtatgCTTGCTGCTCTACAGTAACTTTGGAACAGGACCTCAACAAAAAAATGCATATCTGGATGCTGCAGACGATCGCATTTGCTTTAACATCTCTAGTCCTTTCCTGGGCAGAAAGCATCGAGTATTATGGGGAAATCTGTGATAATGCGTGTCCTTGTGAGGAGAAGGACAGCATCTTAACAGTGAGCTGTGAAAACAGAGGGATCATCAGCCTTTTTGAGATCAGTCCGCCAAAGTTCCCTGTTTACCACCTCTTGTTGTCTGGGAACCTTTTGAACAGGCTGTATCCAAACCAGTTTGTCAATTACACGGGGGCTTCGATTTTGCATCTGGGCAGCAATGACATACAAGACATCGAAACTGGGGCCTTCCATGGTCTGAGAGGTTTAAGGAGGCTGCACTTGAACAATAACAAGTTGGAACTTTTACGGGATGACACTTTCCTTGGGCTAGAGAGTTTGGAATACCTACAGGTTGATTATAATTATATTAGCGTCATTGAACCCAATGCCTTCAGCAAACTGCATCTGTTGCAGGTGCTGATTCTCAATGATAACCTCCTCTCCAGTTTGCCCAACAACCTTTTCCGTTTTGTGCCCTTAACTCACCTGGACCTGAGGGGTAACCGGCTAAAGCTGTTGCCCTATGTGGGCCTCCTGCAGCACATGGATAAAGtggtggagctgcagctggaggaaaacCCCTGGAATTGCTCTTGTGAGTTGATTGCTCTAAAGGATTGGCTGGACAGTATCTCATACTCTGCGCTGGTGGGAGATGTGGTTTGCGAGACCCCTTTCCGCTTACATGGTCGAGACTTGGATGAAGTCTCTAAGCAGGAGCTTTGCCCCAGGAGGCTCATCTCTGATTATGAAATGAGACCTCAGACACCATTGAGCACTACAGGGTATTTCCACACTACCCCGGCCTCAGTCAACTCTGTGGCCACTTCTTCTTCAGCTGTTTACAAATCTCCCTTGAAGCCCCCCAAAGGGACCCGCCAACCCAACAAGACAAGGGTGCGCCCCACCTCTCGCCTGCCCTCAAAAGACCTGGGATACAGCAACTATGGCCCCAGCATTGCCTACCAGACCAAATCCCCGGTGCCTTTGGAGTGCCCCACTGCCTGCACTTGCAACTTGCAGATTTCTGACCTGGGCCTCAATGTCAATTGTCAGGAGAGGAAGATTGAGAGCATTTCTGAACTGCAGCCCAAACCCTATAATCCCAAGAAGATGTATTTGACGGAAAACTACATTGCGCTGGTACGCAGGGCAGATTTTGTGGATGCCACTGGGCTGGATTTGCTGCATCTGGGCAATAATCGGATCTCGGTCATTCAGGACCGGGCTTTTGGGGATTTAACTAACTTGCGAAGGCTGTACCTGAATGGGAACCGGATCGAGCgactgagcccagagctgttCTATGGGCTGCAAAGCCTGCAGTACCTCTTCCTGCAGTACAACGTCATTCGGGAGATAGAGGCAGGCACCTTTGAATCTGTCCCCAACCTTCAGCTCTTGTTTTTGAACAACAATCTGCTGAGGTCTTTGCCAGGGAACATTTTTTCTGGTCTGTCTCTCTACAGGCTGAGCCTGCGGAGCAACCACTTCTCCTACTTGCCGGTGAGCGGGGTGCTGGACCAGCTGAAATCCTTGCTGCAGATCGACCTGCACGAGAACCCCTGGGACTGCACCTGCGACGTGGTGGGCATGAAGCTGTGGCTGGAACAGCTCAACACCGGTGTCCTGGTGGACCAGGTTATCTGCGAGTCCCCTAAGAAGTTTGCCCAGAGCGACATGCGGGCCGTGCGGGCGGAGCTGCTGTGCCCCGACTACTCGGACATCGTCGTCTCCACGCCCACGCCATCCCCGggccagctgccagccaggaccaccccctcctcctccaccgTGCGCCTCAATGgcacggcggcggcggcgggcggctcCGTGCCCGCGGGCGGCGCCGGCGGCGGCAGCTCCTCGGTGCCGCTCTCGGTGCTgatcctcagcctgctgctcgTCTTCATCATGTCCGTCTTCGTGGCGGCGGGGCTCTTCGTCCTGGTGATGAAGCGGCGCAAGAAGGGCCAGGGCGACCACGCCAGCGCCAACAACTCCGACGTGAGCTCCTTCAACATGCAGTACAGCGTCTACAGCGGCGGcggccaccaccaccacccccacctccagcagcacccgCCCCAccgcggcggcggcagcggcggcggcggcgggggcgcggcgCTGCCCAAGGTGAAGACCCCCGCCGGCCACGTCTACGAGTACATCCCGCACCCCCTGGGCCACATGTGCAAGAATCCCATCTACCGCTCCCGGGAAGGCAACTCGGGCGAGGATTACAAAGACCTTCACGAGCTCAAGGTCACCTACAGcagccaccccctgccacccGGGGGGGgcgcgccgccgcccccgccgcctccGGCGCCCGGCGGGGAGGATGCGCCGGCGCGCAGCCCCGCGTACAGCGTGAGCACCATCGAGCCGCGGGAGGAGCTGCTCTCGCCGGTGCAAGACGCCGATCGCTTTTACAGGGGCATTTTGGAGCCCGACAAACACTCCCCCTCCACGCTGGGTACACCCGGCTCCACCCTCCCCGACTACCCCAAGCTCCCCGCTGCCTACACGTACTCCCCCAACTATGACCTTAGGCGTGCCCACCAGTACTTGCACCCGGGGCCGGGGGACGCCAGGCTCCGGGAGACGGTGCTCTACAGCCCCCCGAGTACTGTCTATGTAGAGCCCAACAGGAACGAGTATCTGGAGctaaaagcaaaactaaacGCAGAGCCGGACTACCTCGAAGTACTGGAAAAACAGACCACATTCAGCCAGTTCTGAGAAAcagcccccccgccccccgTCCCCTCGCCAGtctcagcagctccttctctAGAGTA
The sequence above is a segment of the Haemorhous mexicanus isolate bHaeMex1 chromosome 2, bHaeMex1.pri, whole genome shotgun sequence genome. Coding sequences within it:
- the SLITRK5 gene encoding SLIT and NTRK-like protein 5; this translates as MYACCSTVTLEQDLNKKMHIWMLQTIAFALTSLVLSWAESIEYYGEICDNACPCEEKDSILTVSCENRGIISLFEISPPKFPVYHLLLSGNLLNRLYPNQFVNYTGASILHLGSNDIQDIETGAFHGLRGLRRLHLNNNKLELLRDDTFLGLESLEYLQVDYNYISVIEPNAFSKLHLLQVLILNDNLLSSLPNNLFRFVPLTHLDLRGNRLKLLPYVGLLQHMDKVVELQLEENPWNCSCELIALKDWLDSISYSALVGDVVCETPFRLHGRDLDEVSKQELCPRRLISDYEMRPQTPLSTTGYFHTTPASVNSVATSSSAVYKSPLKPPKGTRQPNKTRVRPTSRLPSKDLGYSNYGPSIAYQTKSPVPLECPTACTCNLQISDLGLNVNCQERKIESISELQPKPYNPKKMYLTENYIALVRRADFVDATGLDLLHLGNNRISVIQDRAFGDLTNLRRLYLNGNRIERLSPELFYGLQSLQYLFLQYNVIREIEAGTFESVPNLQLLFLNNNLLRSLPGNIFSGLSLYRLSLRSNHFSYLPVSGVLDQLKSLLQIDLHENPWDCTCDVVGMKLWLEQLNTGVLVDQVICESPKKFAQSDMRAVRAELLCPDYSDIVVSTPTPSPGQLPARTTPSSSTVRLNGTAAAAGGSVPAGGAGGGSSSVPLSVLILSLLLVFIMSVFVAAGLFVLVMKRRKKGQGDHASANNSDVSSFNMQYSVYSGGGHHHHPHLQQHPPHRGGGSGGGGGGAALPKVKTPAGHVYEYIPHPLGHMCKNPIYRSREGNSGEDYKDLHELKVTYSSHPLPPGGGAPPPPPPPAPGGEDAPARSPAYSVSTIEPREELLSPVQDADRFYRGILEPDKHSPSTLGTPGSTLPDYPKLPAAYTYSPNYDLRRAHQYLHPGPGDARLRETVLYSPPSTVYVEPNRNEYLELKAKLNAEPDYLEVLEKQTTFSQF